Proteins encoded in a region of the Methylobacterium radiotolerans JCM 2831 genome:
- a CDS encoding ribosome modulation factor encodes MLMDIVKQGARARSVGRPRDACPYPGESRERRAWFEGYDGSSWAVATRMPHPARMLPGSTLCDGNAASDPASPA; translated from the coding sequence ATGCTCATGGACATCGTCAAACAGGGCGCCCGCGCGCGCTCCGTCGGTCGGCCCCGCGATGCCTGTCCGTATCCGGGCGAGTCGCGCGAGCGCCGGGCCTGGTTCGAGGGCTACGACGGCTCATCGTGGGCGGTGGCGACGCGGATGCCGCACCCGGCCCGGATGCTGCCCGGATCGACCCTCTGCGACGGCAATGCCGCGTCCGACCCCGCATCCCCGGCCTGA
- a CDS encoding DUF808 domain-containing protein, which translates to MSVGLIALLDDVAFMVRAAAASLDDVAGQAARAGTKAAGVVIDDAAVTPRYVVGFAAERELPIVGRIALGSLRNKILFLLPGALALSAFAPWAITPLLMLGGAYLSFEGAEKVYEAVFAHHGHGDEADQEGGAGGDQAREDRRVASAIKTDFILSAEIMAITLAALPEGSFWMRAAVLAIVAVGITAGVYGVVALIVKADDAGLALARSTAGPPVGNLIRGLGRGVVRGMPILLTILAIIGTAAMIWVGGGILMHGLEAYGLSAPAHAAHAMAEAAAARVPFAAGLVAWLVTATVSGVIGLVVGGALIPLTTFVLAPAWRALSGLWQRRA; encoded by the coding sequence GTGAGCGTCGGATTGATCGCCCTGCTGGACGATGTTGCCTTCATGGTCAGGGCCGCGGCGGCCTCCCTCGACGACGTCGCCGGCCAAGCGGCGCGGGCCGGCACCAAGGCCGCCGGCGTCGTCATCGACGACGCGGCCGTGACGCCGCGCTACGTCGTCGGCTTCGCCGCGGAGCGCGAACTGCCGATCGTCGGCCGGATCGCCCTCGGGTCGCTGCGCAACAAGATCCTCTTCTTGCTGCCGGGTGCCCTGGCGCTCAGCGCCTTCGCCCCCTGGGCGATCACGCCGCTCCTCATGCTGGGCGGCGCGTACCTGAGCTTCGAGGGCGCCGAGAAGGTCTACGAGGCCGTGTTCGCCCATCACGGGCACGGCGACGAGGCGGACCAGGAGGGTGGCGCCGGCGGCGATCAGGCCCGCGAAGACCGCCGCGTGGCGAGCGCCATCAAGACCGACTTCATCCTCTCGGCCGAGATCATGGCCATCACCCTCGCGGCGCTGCCGGAGGGCAGCTTCTGGATGCGCGCGGCGGTGCTGGCCATCGTCGCCGTCGGCATCACCGCGGGCGTCTACGGTGTGGTCGCGCTGATCGTGAAGGCCGACGATGCCGGTCTCGCCCTCGCCCGCAGCACCGCCGGCCCGCCGGTCGGAAATCTCATCCGCGGGCTCGGCCGCGGCGTGGTCAGGGGCATGCCGATCCTGCTCACGATCCTGGCGATCATCGGGACGGCGGCGATGATCTGGGTCGGCGGCGGGATCCTCATGCACGGGCTCGAGGCCTACGGCCTGTCGGCGCCGGCCCACGCCGCCCACGCGATGGCGGAGGCCGCTGCGGCGCGCGTGCCGTTCGCCGCGGGCCTCGTCGCGTGGCTCGTCACCGCGACGGTGTCGGGCGTGATCGGGCTGGTCGTCGGCGGAGCCCTGATCCCGCTGACGACCTTCGTGCTGGCGCCGGCGTGGCGGGCCCTGTCAGGCCTGTGGCAGCGGCGCGCCTGA
- a CDS encoding ATP-binding protein, translated as MTVRPRDAIRGPEPQLSRGSRRTFVALALAAAIPVLLLSGWVATLMAQQQRDLARNAAVASATRVAERVASDIAAQIAVLEAEAASATLDRPDLAAFYAEAERLRQAHPLWETVELARPDGAQIVNLLRSLEEELGPTSDRTSFDAVVRTRQPVIGGIGPAGSISGKRLVALRVPVIRDGTLRYVLSIRLATNAVSSILRDAGAPEGWVGTIVDAEGNTIARTRAEVEELGHPANPALQAAIRHAPNGFYTGPTLEGADVEVVYRTLKHTGGWSVHFGMPVATLNAPVSRSYVVLGGGSFVSIGLALALVGLVGRDMAQRRAGEQARFSLALRSSEEQGAVAAEAAELGTLRWDTVAHRVTGSPRAADLLGWTAAAEGRDSDVDADAVLQAVDPEDRGRLSEALHRSLAEDTPLDVEFRVIQGNGDPRWVRVAGRVPQLHEHTPAGLIYGVVSDIEPRKRAEAERFALLRRLGEAQENEQRRIARELHDQVGQTVTGLSLGLKSMERLLARGATAEAGRQVEWLQSLAGEIGRDIHRAAVDLRPTALDDLGLREALATLLRDWSQRHGIRADLEFLSEATRLPAAIETAVYRIVQEALTNVLKHARAASVSVSLEKRPGEMRVVIEDDGIGFVTEDLRERASGETPAKLRLGLSGIRERLSLLSGTLTLESSPGIGTTLFVTIPIPHHPET; from the coding sequence ATGACCGTCCGACCCCGCGACGCCATCCGGGGGCCCGAGCCCCAGCTCAGCCGCGGCAGCCGCCGCACCTTCGTCGCCCTCGCCCTCGCGGCCGCGATTCCCGTCCTGCTGCTGAGCGGCTGGGTCGCGACGCTGATGGCGCAGCAGCAGCGCGACCTCGCCCGAAACGCCGCCGTCGCCAGCGCGACACGGGTTGCCGAGCGCGTCGCCTCCGACATCGCTGCCCAGATCGCTGTCCTCGAGGCCGAGGCCGCCTCCGCGACCCTCGACCGGCCGGACCTCGCGGCCTTCTACGCCGAGGCCGAGCGGCTCAGGCAGGCGCACCCCCTCTGGGAGACGGTGGAGCTCGCCCGACCGGACGGCGCCCAGATCGTCAACCTGCTCCGCTCCCTCGAGGAGGAACTCGGACCGACCTCGGACCGGACGAGCTTCGACGCGGTGGTGCGCACGCGGCAGCCGGTGATCGGCGGGATCGGCCCGGCCGGCTCGATCTCGGGCAAGCGCCTCGTGGCCCTGCGCGTGCCGGTGATCCGCGACGGCACGCTGCGCTACGTCCTGTCGATCCGGCTCGCCACCAACGCGGTGAGTTCGATCCTGCGCGACGCCGGCGCCCCCGAGGGCTGGGTCGGCACCATCGTGGACGCGGAGGGCAATACGATCGCCCGGACCCGGGCCGAGGTGGAGGAACTCGGCCACCCGGCGAACCCGGCGCTGCAGGCGGCCATCCGGCACGCCCCCAACGGCTTCTACACCGGACCGACGCTGGAAGGCGCGGATGTCGAGGTGGTCTACCGGACGTTGAAGCATACCGGCGGCTGGTCAGTGCATTTCGGCATGCCGGTCGCGACGCTCAACGCGCCGGTGTCGCGGTCCTACGTCGTGCTGGGCGGCGGCAGCTTCGTCAGCATCGGCCTCGCCCTCGCACTGGTGGGACTGGTCGGCCGAGACATGGCGCAGCGCAGGGCGGGCGAGCAAGCCCGGTTCTCCCTCGCCCTCCGCTCCAGCGAGGAGCAGGGCGCCGTGGCCGCCGAGGCCGCGGAACTCGGCACGCTTCGCTGGGACACGGTCGCGCACCGGGTCACCGGCTCGCCCCGCGCGGCCGACCTCCTCGGGTGGACGGCGGCCGCGGAGGGGCGCGACAGCGATGTGGACGCCGACGCCGTCCTGCAGGCCGTCGATCCCGAGGATCGCGGGCGCCTGAGCGAGGCCCTGCACCGGAGCCTCGCCGAGGACACCCCGCTCGACGTCGAGTTCCGCGTGATCCAGGGTAATGGGGACCCGCGCTGGGTGCGGGTCGCCGGCCGCGTGCCGCAGCTCCACGAGCATACTCCGGCCGGGCTGATCTACGGCGTGGTGTCGGACATCGAGCCGCGCAAGCGCGCGGAGGCCGAGCGCTTCGCGCTGCTGCGCCGCCTCGGCGAGGCCCAGGAGAACGAGCAGCGCCGGATCGCCCGCGAACTGCACGACCAAGTCGGCCAGACGGTGACCGGCCTGTCGCTGGGCCTCAAGAGCATGGAGCGGCTCCTGGCACGCGGGGCCACGGCCGAGGCTGGCCGGCAGGTGGAGTGGCTGCAATCCCTCGCCGGCGAGATCGGTCGCGACATCCACCGGGCCGCCGTCGACCTGCGGCCGACCGCCCTCGACGATCTCGGCCTGCGCGAGGCTCTGGCCACCCTGCTGCGCGACTGGAGCCAGCGGCACGGGATCCGCGCGGATCTGGAATTCCTGAGCGAGGCGACCCGGCTGCCGGCCGCGATCGAGACCGCCGTCTACCGGATCGTGCAGGAGGCACTCACGAACGTCCTCAAGCACGCCCGGGCCGCGAGCGTCAGCGTCTCGCTGGAGAAGCGTCCGGGCGAGATGCGGGTCGTCATCGAGGATGACGGCATCGGCTTCGTCACCGAGGACCTGCGCGAGCGCGCCAGCGGCGAGACGCCGGCCAAGTTGCGGCTCGGCCTGTCGGGCATCCGCGAGCGGCTGTCGCTCCTGAGCGGGACCCTCACGCTGGAATCGTCTCCGGGCATCGGCACGACGTTGTTCGTCACCATCCCGATCCCGCACCATCCCGAGACCTGA
- a CDS encoding response regulator transcription factor — protein MTDRIRVALADDHPIVLAGIRTLLNADPEIELVGEATSGSEALPMIHAADPDVAVVDVSMPGLNGLELTERVAGSCPRTRVLVLTVHEDAAYVQPLLKAGARGYLLKRSAAEDLLRAVRAVAAGGIYLDPSVASHAMAHPATPTQGGDTEPSAEALSPRETDVLRLIAQGFSNKEIARRFDLSVKSIETYKARAAEKLGLRTRAEIIRYAAAHGWLDALALR, from the coding sequence ATGACGGACCGCATCCGCGTCGCCCTGGCCGACGACCACCCCATCGTCCTCGCGGGGATCCGGACGCTCCTGAACGCCGACCCGGAGATCGAGCTGGTCGGCGAGGCCACCAGCGGCAGCGAGGCGCTGCCGATGATCCACGCCGCGGACCCGGACGTCGCCGTGGTCGACGTCTCGATGCCGGGTCTCAACGGCCTGGAGCTCACCGAGCGCGTCGCCGGGTCGTGCCCGCGGACGCGCGTGCTGGTGCTGACGGTCCACGAGGACGCGGCCTACGTCCAGCCGTTGCTCAAGGCGGGGGCCCGGGGCTACCTCCTCAAGCGCTCGGCCGCGGAGGACCTGCTCCGCGCGGTCCGCGCCGTCGCGGCGGGCGGGATCTACCTCGACCCCTCGGTGGCGAGCCACGCCATGGCGCATCCCGCGACCCCGACTCAGGGCGGGGACACCGAGCCGTCGGCCGAGGCCCTGAGCCCGCGCGAGACCGACGTGCTCCGGCTGATCGCGCAGGGATTCAGCAACAAGGAGATCGCGCGGCGCTTCGATCTCAGCGTCAAGTCCATCGAGACCTACAAGGCGCGGGCCGCCGAGAAGCTGGGCCTGCGCACGCGCGCGGAGATCATCCGCTACGCCGCCGCGCACGGATGGCTCGACGCCCTGGCGCTCCGCTAG